The genomic interval TGGTATCTATCTTAAACTTACTACCATAAGGATATTGATGAATCCAATCATAAAACATTCTTACTTGAATTGCCATCAGCAGTAGTATTCCATGTGAACCTCTCTAGTGTCTGGGCATGCTCTGGACGTATCCTCTGCGGTGTTGGCTGGAAAGAGGCAAGCGATACGAAGGATGGTGACTGAGGCAGTACTTGTGGGAATAGGTGTAAATGACATGCCAAACTCATGTTATCCAGCAGAACATACATTATATTAGATATTACTAGGCCACATAGGGACTTTGTGAAAAGAGACTAtgacaaaagaaaataacataCGATCTGTTATTTTTAAAATGTCTGATTCAAAGGAAGGCAGAAAACATGTCAAATCCTTCCAGACACAGCATCTCACAAACCaataaaattaattattgattattgatGTCACTTGACCCAAACTTTAGCTCGAATTCACAGTCTTCATAATGTACCTTAATGTAAACATATCAAAGAAgataaatgtaaagaaaaaatgttagTTTTAAATGTTGGAAACTAGAAAGACTTGCATGTTAAATACAGAGTGATGTCTGAGAAGAAGCAAAATTATTTCTGTTTGTATGACTACTAGACTCTATAAATGGCATTCCAGATAGCCTACTTTGTAGAGGGGGATAACTTTGTGTTTTCTGACCAATCCATGTAATATATTCACTGAATTGGATACTCCTCGATCTAACTAATAGATCTGTGTTGTGGTGTATACACATctattatataattttatattttatatttcaatccATTACATCACATTTCTGTGGCCCACAAAGTTAACGTATTGGTTTATTTTGTCATTGGCAAACCTTTGAATGTTTTGCCTATGCTTCAATATCAGGGATTTTAAAGTAACTAATGTTTCCTAAGAATATTAATCGGGATATTAATCTTTACTTTCACAAGGCAGCATAGCACCACATGACCAAGGCAGGGGAGTCACATGCAACATGCAGCCCTATAAAGTCACACCTGTTACTGAAGGAATAACAGACCAACTATAAACACCATGAGTAAATCAAGCAAGTAGTATACATGATAATTGAAATACCTGCAGCAACACCAAGAGGAGAATTCTCTTGATTTCACAGCTTGCAAGGATGTCTGAGTATGCTCCAAGAGGCCGTCCAGTGTGATTCCTCGTTCCTCTCTCTCTGACCAGATATTCCATCTCAGTGAGTGTGGTCAAAGCTCCATCATAATCACCTACCAAGGACAGCAAATCATCAATTAACcagttttttcctttttaaatttACCTTTAGACTATGGTGGTcctatttcatattaaaatactAGATTTGACACCAATTAAAAACAGGCACTTGTTCATACAGCTTTAATACTGCATAATAAtcctacaaaacaaaaaattaaacttgCAGCATTCAGGCAAAATCATTTCATATCTGTGTATAATTAATCATCTATCATTCTATACCTACACGGAGACCtgcaacattttgttgttataatcATTTGAGTGCTCCAAAGTTGCAGTTCTTTGCACATTTAAACCCAACCCATCATTTCTCCTATCTTTACACAGTTTGCAAAACCTGTGAAGTTTATGTTTTCTTGGTGGAaaacaacattttatatttctCTAGTGCAAAACAACAAGATATTGTATTTCTTTGAGGCATTACAATCAACATATTGTATTTCTGTGGGGCATTACAATCAACATATTGTATTTCTTTGAGGCATTACAATCAACATATTGTATTTCTGTGGGGCATTACAATCAACATATTGTATTTCTGTGGGGCATTACaatcaacatattatatttcttTGAGGCATTACAATCAACATATTGTATTTCTTTGAGGCATTACAATCAACATATTGTATTTCTGTGGGGCATTACAATCAGCAGATTATATTTTACTGGGCCTTTACAATAAACATATTATATTTCTCTAGTGGATTACAACCAACAGATTATATTTCTCTGGTGCATTACCATCAACAGATCACATTTCTCTGGTGCATTACAATCTACATCTGGACTACATTTCTCTGGTGCATTGCCATCAACATATTATATTTCTCTGGTGTATTACCATCAACATATTATATTTCTCTGGTGTATTACCATCAACATATTATATTTCTCTGGTGCATATACAATCAACATATTACATTTCTCTGTCTTAATCTTACCTTTCTTTTATCTGACTAGCAATCCACATGTAAAGTAAAAGTATACAGTGTACCTTTAGCCAGTCTGACAATTATTTAATGTCGAAAGAAAGGAACCAACTCTAACTAAAAGTTCATCAATCAAAACTTACCGATATTTATCTTGCAAGATGAGACCTTAGCCATAGAGTTCAGACAGTCAAGTGGTGTCTTCAATAgatacaaacaatgtacaaaGTGAGGTTAAAAATATATGACTTGTACAAATTACAATACAACCATATATGAATGATACCTTTCAAAGCTCATCAGTGTGAAATAGTGACTTAAAAGACTTAATAGTGACTTAAAAGACTTAAAAGTGACTTAATAGTGACTTAAAAGGTTTACTGCATAGTACTTGACTTAAATCCTTACTAATGTGCGGACAACTTTATATGATACTACCTCTATCAAATACGTGACAGAGGAATAGAGGCTGCAAATGCTCAAAGAAGTTAGGTTTTCCACCATAGGATATAACAAAGAGACACAGTTTGTCACTGACGTCAAGGAATTAATTGACAAGTTGCTTTAAGTTTTAACCATTCATACTATTCCTTATCAATACCATTAAGAATACAAATAGCTATAACAAGGGATTCAACTTCAAGCCATAAGCCaagaaagggaggggggggggggaggggtttgggGCTGTAAAGGTAATAATAAATTTGATTAATAAATggaataacatattttaaacttttgtaATTACAACTAGCAATGCAAATGGCAGTCACTGAAGGTTGTAAAGCCATGCAGTGAGGTAAACTACATAGATGCACACTGTGGCATTCTTGATCACGTTTTCTACATCCTGTGGATACAAATTTTATATCAACAAGCAAAGCAAGGGATATGTGACTTTTACAGATCATTTCATTTATGCTGGAAGGTTAATCTAACCTGATATTGGAATTCTGCAGCTCTTTGGTAATGAGTGATGGCCTCTCCAGGCTTTCCTAATTTCTGTGAATAAAATCAATTTTGCATTATATTAGCAAGTTAAGTATTGAAAAGTCATTATTCAACTTATTTTTCTTTGAAAGTTCTAAATTTCTTTAGACTTAAAAAGTAACATGGAACACCATTAGAGTGGAGTGACCATACAATCTTGACCATCCACATATAGCACAAAACTCATATAGAGAGTTTATATACAGAAGCCAGTATAATACAGTAACTATCAAAAGAGGTTGTAGTAAATTTAAAGGTAACAAATTTCTAACCGCTGTAAACATTCATATAATACTAATTCACTGCTCACAGGACGAGCTAGTCTGTCTGCTAAAGTAAAGTAACAGAGCACTGAATGGAGACATTTTGGTCATATCAAAACTTAAATTTCAAACGTGCAAGCTTTCAAGCCAGGCTGTCAAGTAGCCAAATTATGCTACAAGTCCTCTTAATTGAAACAGAGGTTTATAATTTACACTGCACAAAGTTAACAATGTACAAAAGCCTATTATGCAacaactttttttgtttgtcaatgtgattttttttttcccccttattTTGGAAGAGTTGAACTCTCAATGACCTTACCATTAAGTGATCACCAAGTTGTAGACTATACATAGCTGCCAGGGCTGGTTGTTTTTGTTCTATGCATACCTGTTCAATGCAAAAAGAAGATATCATGTTACTTACTCTGTAAAATGTAcaacaaacaatatataaagGTGGCTAACCCCCGAAATAAATATCAATACTACATGTATCTAAGAATGTAGCAACTACCATGAACTTATCATCTattcttgttttcaatttttttttacacatcaattattaaatactaCAGTGTAAGTACTTTTGTTTCATGAGCTGTTAACATAACATACGAAGCACCTTATAGCATGTCTTATGattcacacacacaaaaggtAATTTCATAGAATGATACATTGCTGATCAAGCACACAAACCCTACACAATTAGCCCTTCTAGTGTGAAAAGATTTAATGAATTTAACATATCATGTACCAATATTCCACTTCCCACCAGTAACAATGATCTGttcttttatacaaaatatggtAAACATGAACTTCTCTCTGCAATGTGCCAATACAGATACAGAGATTGGAGTCACGGAGTATTTCAAGGACACAGACCATTGttctttatacaaaatatgcttAACATGAACTTCTCTCTgcaatgttaatgtcaatacagATACAGAGGTTGGAAAGTCACGGAGTATGTCAAGGACACAGATCTTTGTTCTATATATGCTACGAAAACTTCTGTCTGCAATGTTAATGTGCCAGTACGGATACAGAGATTGGAAAGTCACTGAGTATGTCAGGACACAGACCATTGTtctatatacaaaatatgctaaacATAAACTTCTCTAGAGCTGCAATGTTAATGTGCCAGTACGGATACAGAGATTGGAAAGTCACAGAGTATCTCAGGACACAGACCATTGTtctatatacaaaatatgctaaacATAAACTTCTCTAGAGCTGCAATGTTAATGTGCCAGTACGGATACAGAGATTGGAAAGTCACAGAGTATATCAAGGACACAGACCATTGTtctatatacaaaatatgctaaacATAAACTTCTCTCTGCAATGTTAATGTGCCAGTACAGATACAGAGATTGGAAAGTCACAGAGTATCTCAGGACACAGACCATTGTtctatatacaaaatatgctaaacATAAACTTCTCTAGAGCTGCAATGTTAATGTGCCAGTACGGATACAGAGATTGGAAAGTCACAGAGTATATCAAGGACACAGACCATTGTtctatatacaaaatatgctaaacATAAACTTCTCTCTGCAATGTGAATGTGCCAGTACAGATAGAGAGATTGGAAAGTCACTGAGTATGTCAAGGACACAGACCATTGAGTTTAATACGTACACTGCAACtaatacagtactgatttcgcttaactcccgttaaaattcgttgaTAGAAAAATAATCGGATTTCTACGTTTTTTTAatcgaaattccccgatttttatcgaaattccccgaattttaacgattggttatctcagtcatttccttcgtggaattttcaacgatgcattgaaattcttttgtaaacgaaatagaaggtcaatatGTGGTTACGCGAATCGTCGGAAAACGCGTAACTTCGTTTATCAGTATCAATTAGACTTTGGTACAGTCGTTTGAAAGAGGGAATATTTACAAGAGCATGCTCAGGCTTGTATGAGTAGTAATGCACATAAATTCATGTAGCTAAACTGGCGGGGGACGTTTTCTTACTGtaaaccccaaacacagtgacataagtcttaacttggCCAGGTCTGATAGAGGGCTGCAGTACAAGCTATGTACCAAaaggcacccttccagataagttgaagttctgtttaaccatttaaataacaatgaatggacatataaacttggtttacttgcagattactaaaaatagttatttttaagagatgtaaatttggtttttatgagagttgaagtatgaaactttgtttccgagcgaaaacatgttacttgaagcaaaataaagatgccccgcccattctgcgaggacgcttccatttttcaaaaaggggtttctctttttattttttctattttgtttacattttaaacatgaaaattattcaaaaatatgtaaagaacttagtaatgtactgcaaactatctataaaaaacagaaaaacgatgttttaggcatgaataatgtgttcaatataactaaagtagtaggtcaatagtcatgagctcatgactgtcgtcaattcgttttctcagtttatatttgcgacatatcacccgtgtacatcgatcaatggcatggtgaaatcccgtgtgaaaatatattaaccccaaaagacgcaaatggtcgttcCAGAAAGTACCgttataacattaacaacacatggccagtttgctctctcaggtccgcacgtgtacagccatttttttcacacatggtattatgctgtgcatgcattgcgggcgggattgcggcaaacataaatggaaatgaatgaatacgaaaaacttacgatattcttcacaaatattgatgcttagataagtgcttcctcacaatcaacgagccgccctaaaattcgctccgcttacgttaaaacttctatatatataacacattgaaaaacccgagtttttacacacataattcccactgacattggtcacagaacataagtaggtcattgacattcgaacttggcaacttgcccaagttcatcgcaccatgggaacgacacaacacattgaacatgatgttaaattctcccgccatctggacgccgagtgtaaattttagTGTAATaggcaaattatgaatggtactgcgcagcgtggttaaatcttaacatattgcgacacaaattttgggcaagctgttgttgaagttactttcatatcaaatgtaaggtactgtatcatgtatgtgacacaagagaaagaaaatgaaatcagaGGCTGCTAAAACCAGTTTGaacttgatttttacaacccatcgcagaacacgtgcgtgcgtaatttttaacatgacttttaatgagtaagtaggaaaggtgggtaagtttgctaatttaggcgagtttttgtttaaaatcttgtgatagacaaatatattgttttttttttcttcaaaagttacgatgttgccgaaggcggagttatataaattcagtgatctgaacttctgaagaccatgaatactgatcatgtgtgttagacaattattattacacgaaaggttcgcaatattattgggcctaattagtaattaacatacactGATCGTTGTCTTgctgcctgaattgctacctgctggaaaagaaaaccttaattattgtactcataacgTCCTATTTTGATTAAAAGTCGAGTGACGGTCGAGGTCGAGTCGAGTCGAAAAAGCCGCGATcgggaaacggcgtttaaacgtttaaccgaccggcaggcgatacggtgaaacggttagcgaaatatctgttaggtcacacccttatttaaacacacaaaaaaaaaacgaccttattcaatgaaaatatactgaaagccatatcgcaaaaacacaaaatcgcttataactcgaaaacggaaggagacatcgacttttgtcggctgtatagggatttcctaaaccgaattttgatgcgctctatccacctgtgtcatttatgagcttctctgacgtaagctgcagtacgtaatttctctataccagttctgcgaaatttatttacgcagtaaacatcgttcattatgttttctttcacaacgaatattcaaagttgtgctccacacgcttcacagatattgttttatgtcgttcattttcaattctactttaaaattacattttcaaacgatgcattgcatgccttatcaaacattcctgattagtaaaactagagaaggatattcaaatatatattattttcatttgatatgattttatgagttgttccacttgaaaaacgatgataaaaccgaaaaacaaaacatttacttctcatgtgacgcataccgggagactcataaaaactcccccttctcattaaattaaatttacatgccgtcaggccagttgaaagccgtcaggccagttgaaagccctccccagtaatgtttgatcaaCTCTtctcaatatacaatactcaaataagcaatgaaaatatattcattttccacagaaatctacccaacgtgggccccaagtcactgctttattttcttagtagtcatggaaacaattgtttgcaactctcttgctggccaggtgttttcaagttttattaatagcacgacttctgattggttcattcaagataaactttctatccctgctggattgttctacttatatatatatatatatgaatgaatatttgggtTTCAATTAACTTAGTAAcaggtaacatccattccattacgaacagtaggggggtaaaataatgtttgcttctagaggcagccagccaaaggttctgcagtgctaaacccccacgaagataaaatactatgctaattaacatatggtaggcgtgaatttgacaaagccaggtttatgattggactaagcctctcaagaaagtttggtggtggggatatccagggtagggaatgcacatgtaagcagcatactataggtggcccagacccaggctgcgaccttaattaccagggcagtcaatctgcattcgcgggcaacttacagtaacgggttagggggaaaataatagttttttttttgttttttttttgcgtgcattgaagccgGGGGAGGCTTTTTGGTCGGAATGCAGAAAAGTTTGAGAGTgcggttctgtagtaaacggtactgtagtacgtcaagtaacacaggaatttattgggaataaagatctctttgatatccagctacgaaagtactgtttcattgttgatatctttttccttgtttttctgacactgcgttccttggtgagttaacttaaacttatcctagttaaatactagcctataacagTCGTAGAATGTGcttgttacgatcgaccaagactagtttttactatcctagccaaatcattttttcaaacacctagtacagaactaactctgtcttatatacaatcaaacttttgcaacgtttgtaatattcctcggcaacttctggtatagtctgaaaacggctgtagttacactaaggattcaacgcaagtcacaaccttgatatgtctagaattgccttggcggtttttgatcgcgataactttcgtggaaatttcgttgaaactttgttgacaaccgtgcccgcagtagtctaaatcttgtcaacgaaattattcGTTTTTAATCGATTTTCAacgattttcaacttttgttatcgatcgttgatttttttttcaacgggagttaagcgaaatcagtactgtaccACTGTCAACAGCACTCCGATTTAATGTCACAATTTTCATTCAATGAAGCTTCTGTACTGCACAAGGCTTTCAAGAAAATTAAACTGAGACCAAGCAGTACATGCAAAGTGGATTATTACTAGTAATCTAGAGAAATGAAAGTTTTTCACTCAACTATTAGCTGTAACTCTCCCTAAATGATATGAACACTGGGCACTGGTGTGTTTAAGTTTGGAGTTGTTAATTACTGCATATATACAAGATGAATGGTATCTGTTGGTGGCCAGGAAGATGAGGGGAGGAATATGGGAGAGGGtctggggtagggggggggggggactagaTGACTCTTTTGAGATTTACTTACCCTTAAAGCATGATTATAACAATTTATAGCTGCCATGAGATGTTCCTGGAAATTTGGGCATTTAAGAGTTTCATCTGACCAATGAGCTTTAAGGAAGTGATTAGCCGAATCAACCAGATACTGCACCTCCCATGATTGATTGCCCTGGAGATGTTCACACCTGCAATGCCATAAGAAATAAATAGGGTATTGAcataaaacatgtaaataaaatgACGAAGCGGGTGAATTAATAATGACTGTAATTAGAGTGATGTAGGTCACTGAAAAAGTCTAATGCAGAAAACAATGACATGCAGCATGTCCCCTGGGTTAGCTTTAAGTGATACAAAATATGCTTTAACTATTCAGTAAAGTAAAACCCTAAGTTGT from Apostichopus japonicus isolate 1M-3 chromosome 19, ASM3797524v1, whole genome shotgun sequence carries:
- the LOC139959463 gene encoding 40-kDa huntingtin-associated protein-like isoform X1 encodes the protein MDREVDFLARYRMVSGKLKKRFLRKPNVAEAIQQFGALGRALDSQECPPYAAMCSLAQARCEHLQGNQSWEVQYLVDSANHFLKAHWSDETLKCPNFQEHLMAAINCYNHALRVCIEQKQPALAAMYSLQLGDHLMKLGKPGEAITHYQRAAEFQYQTPLDCLNSMAKVSSCKINIGDYDGALTTLTEMEYLVRERGTRNHTGRPLGAYSDILASCEIKRILLLVLLQPTPQRIRPEHAQTLERFTWNTTADGNSTNVSLSEELFILLQSVVMACQSKDVEALQALQTDLWKHFTAEQNHLLHLVVEQITKAGPDVSSRLH
- the LOC139959463 gene encoding 40-kDa huntingtin-associated protein-like isoform X2; protein product: MDREVDFLARYRMVSGKLKKRFLRKPNVAEAIQQFGALGRALDSQECPPYAAMCSLAQARCEHLQGNQSWEVQYLVDSANHFLKAHWSDETLKCPNFQEHLMAAINCYNHALRVCIEQKQPALAAMYSLQLGDHLMKLGKPGEAITHYQRAAEFQYQTPLDCLNSMAKVSSCKINIGDYDGALTTLTEMEYLVRERGTRNHTGRPLGAYSDILASCEIKRILLLVLLQPTPQRIRPEHAQTLERFTWNTTADGNSTNVSLSEELFILLQSVVMACQSKDVEALQALQTDLWKHFTVHF